A genomic window from Ideonella sp. WA131b includes:
- a CDS encoding tripartite tricarboxylate transporter substrate binding protein: MTHFNRREAILGTAGLAAGVALPSLARAQGAWPNKPVNIIVPFPPGGGTDAFARPLFASITKNSGRQFLIDNKGGAGGTLGAGIAAKAAPDGYTFFMGAVHHAIAPSMYPKLDYNIETDFIPVGLVSSVPQVIVVNPGKVQATTLPQLLEFIRKNPGKLNYGSAGNGTSHHLAGELFKLQTKTFITHIPYRGAGPMLQDLIAGQVDLAFDGLGSSAAHIRGGRIRAIAVASERRAPGFPEVPTSTEGGVPTYKVATWYAIWAPKGTPAEAVAGMQAEMRKAFASDEIKAAWTGLGTEIPNTWGPDMGRFVSAEVKRWAEVVKNSGAKLD, encoded by the coding sequence ATGACCCACTTCAACCGCCGCGAGGCGATCCTCGGCACCGCCGGCCTCGCCGCCGGCGTGGCCCTGCCGTCCCTGGCCCGCGCCCAGGGCGCCTGGCCCAACAAGCCGGTGAACATCATCGTGCCCTTCCCGCCCGGCGGCGGCACCGACGCGTTCGCGCGGCCCCTCTTCGCATCGATCACCAAGAACTCGGGCCGCCAGTTCCTCATCGACAACAAGGGCGGCGCCGGCGGCACGCTGGGCGCCGGCATCGCAGCCAAGGCCGCGCCCGACGGCTACACCTTCTTCATGGGCGCGGTGCACCACGCGATCGCGCCGAGCATGTACCCGAAGCTCGACTACAACATCGAGACCGACTTCATCCCCGTGGGGCTGGTGTCGAGCGTGCCGCAGGTCATCGTCGTCAACCCGGGCAAGGTGCAGGCCACGACGCTGCCGCAGCTGCTGGAGTTCATCCGCAAGAACCCCGGCAAGCTGAACTACGGCTCGGCCGGCAACGGCACCAGCCACCACCTGGCCGGCGAGCTGTTCAAGCTGCAGACCAAGACCTTCATCACGCACATCCCCTACCGCGGCGCCGGCCCGATGCTGCAAGACCTGATCGCCGGCCAGGTGGACCTGGCCTTCGACGGCCTGGGCTCGAGCGCGGCGCACATCCGCGGCGGCCGCATCCGCGCCATCGCCGTCGCTTCGGAGCGCCGCGCGCCGGGCTTCCCCGAGGTGCCCACCTCCACCGAGGGCGGCGTGCCCACCTACAAGGTGGCCACCTGGTACGCCATCTGGGCGCCCAAGGGCACGCCGGCCGAGGCCGTGGCCGGCATGCAGGCCGAGATGCGCAAGGCCTTCGCCAGCGACGAGATCAAGGCCGCGTGGACGGGCCTGGGCACCGAGATCCCCAACACCTGGGGCCCCGACATGGGGCGCTTCGTCAGTGCCGAGGTCAAGCGCTGGGCCGAGGTGGTGAAGAACAGTGGCGCGAAACTGGACTGA
- a CDS encoding malonyl-CoA decarboxylase family protein, with translation MVADCKRLLGEKGELGGMAIAAGLIDRLDGLDDDELDGLFTYLAKDLSPDPAQVLQLAEAYAAQRDASSLLALTRAAEPARQELFRRLNRTPGGTAAVLRLRRALLKRLRARPELEVIEADLLHLLTSWFNPGFLQMRRVDWNSPAQLLEKIIHHEAVHAIDGWDDLRRRLQPDRRCFAFFHPQLPNEPLIFVEVALLPEMPAAITPLIDKLSTPLLPDRFRVAAFYSISNCEPGLRGVSLGNFLIKTVATQLQRELPRLKTFCTLSPIPGLAQWLLSEPELDALPGLKKGSAAELNAARARLRERCNGDLGALQGAAVHALMDDDDRGALALLASAYLLLLSPTPAGDPVARFHLDNGARLERLNPRGNMASKGLKQSFGMMVNYLYDLGKVEASHARFRQGEVARSRAVGSPV, from the coding sequence ATGGTGGCCGACTGCAAGCGCCTGCTCGGCGAGAAAGGCGAGCTCGGCGGCATGGCCATCGCCGCCGGCCTCATCGATCGGCTCGACGGCCTGGACGACGACGAGCTCGATGGCCTGTTCACCTACCTCGCCAAGGACCTGAGCCCAGACCCGGCCCAGGTGCTGCAGTTGGCCGAGGCCTACGCCGCGCAGCGCGACGCGTCCTCGCTGCTGGCGCTGACGCGCGCCGCCGAGCCGGCGCGGCAGGAGCTGTTCCGCCGCTTGAACCGCACGCCCGGCGGCACGGCCGCGGTGCTGCGGCTGCGCCGCGCGCTGCTGAAGCGGCTGCGCGCGCGGCCGGAGCTCGAAGTGATCGAGGCCGACCTGCTGCACCTGCTGACGAGCTGGTTCAACCCCGGCTTCCTGCAGATGCGGCGCGTCGACTGGAACTCGCCGGCGCAGCTGCTCGAGAAGATCATCCACCACGAGGCCGTGCACGCCATCGACGGCTGGGACGACCTGCGCCGCCGGCTGCAGCCCGACCGCCGCTGCTTCGCCTTCTTCCACCCACAGCTGCCCAACGAGCCGCTGATCTTCGTGGAGGTGGCGCTGCTGCCCGAGATGCCGGCCGCCATCACGCCGCTGATCGACAAGCTGAGCACACCGCTGCTGCCCGACCGCTTCCGCGTCGCGGCCTTCTACAGCATCAGCAATTGCGAGCCGGGGCTGCGCGGCGTGAGCCTCGGCAACTTCCTCATCAAGACGGTGGCCACGCAGCTGCAGCGCGAGCTGCCGCGGCTGAAGACCTTCTGCACGCTGTCGCCGATTCCGGGGCTGGCGCAATGGCTGCTGTCAGAGCCCGAGCTCGACGCGCTGCCCGGGCTGAAGAAGGGCTCGGCCGCCGAGCTGAACGCGGCCCGTGCCCGCTTGCGCGAGCGCTGCAACGGCGACCTCGGCGCGCTGCAGGGCGCGGCCGTTCATGCGCTGATGGACGACGACGACCGCGGCGCGCTGGCGCTGCTGGCCAGTGCCTACCTGCTGCTGCTGTCGCCCACGCCGGCCGGCGACCCTGTGGCGCGTTTCCACCTTGACAACGGGGCGCGCCTGGAGCGGCTCAACCCGCGTGGCAACATGGCCAGCAAGGGCTTGAAGCAGTCCTTCGGCATGATGGTCAACTACCTTTACGACCTGGGCAAGGTCGAGGCCAGCCATGCCCGCTTCCGCCAGGGCGAGGTGGCACGCTCGCGTGCCGTCGGCAGCCCCGTCTGA
- a CDS encoding GntR family transcriptional regulator: protein MADPIPLRAGAAPAPRATSLHDSVADQLRTLVFDGALASGDWIDEKALAASWQVSRTPLREALKVLAAEGLVELVPHRGCRVVEITEADADALFPVMALLEGRCAFEACERADDEAVHQLRRLHDELERHAAAGSLEGYYRVNHVFHSAVQQLAGNRWLDRVTGDLRRFVRLMRGRQLALPGRIEASLNEHRVLMDAFEQRDAARAERAMHDHLMAQLAALKKLRRAQARSPKPKEPGRAR from the coding sequence ATGGCTGATCCGATCCCCCTGCGCGCCGGCGCCGCGCCCGCGCCGCGCGCCACCTCGCTGCACGACAGCGTGGCCGATCAGCTGCGCACGCTGGTCTTCGACGGCGCCCTGGCCAGCGGCGACTGGATCGACGAGAAGGCCCTCGCCGCCAGCTGGCAGGTGAGCCGCACGCCGCTGCGCGAGGCGCTCAAGGTGCTGGCGGCCGAGGGCCTGGTGGAGCTGGTGCCGCACCGCGGCTGCCGTGTCGTCGAGATCACCGAGGCCGACGCCGACGCGCTGTTCCCGGTGATGGCGCTGCTGGAGGGCCGCTGCGCCTTCGAGGCCTGCGAGCGCGCCGACGACGAGGCTGTGCACCAGCTGCGGCGCCTGCACGACGAGCTCGAGCGCCACGCCGCCGCCGGCAGCCTGGAGGGCTACTACCGCGTCAACCATGTCTTCCACAGCGCCGTGCAGCAACTGGCTGGCAACCGCTGGCTCGACCGCGTGACGGGCGATCTGCGCCGCTTCGTGCGGCTGATGCGCGGGCGGCAGCTCGCGCTGCCGGGGCGCATCGAGGCCTCGCTGAACGAACACCGCGTGCTGATGGACGCCTTCGAGCAGCGCGACGCCGCGCGCGCCGAACGCGCCATGCACGATCACCTGATGGCGCAGCTCGCGGCGCTGAAGAAGCTGCGCCGCGCCCAGGCCCGCAGCCCCAAGCCAAAGGAGCCCGGCCGTGCTCGATGA
- a CDS encoding cation:proton antiporter, which produces MSGPPLTTVELFLIAMAVIFFVPYAIWRLGRTDYWAPLVVVQIVTGILLGPGLFGAAFPELFAAVFRPAVVQSLNGLAWWAVSLFVFIAGLELDLKSAWKHRTESAITAGCALVMPLLFGSLLAMGLLAFTGTGWMGPKAEPWQFVAGIGMGCAVTALPILILLMEKMEILRQPLGQRILRYASLDDILIWAVLAVILLDWTRLGRQAIFIVLFALAAWGFRKLLVRMPERDRWFLMLPWLALVSLGADWCGLHYMVGAFLAGAVLEREWFPLPQLDALRANVLLVMMPVFFLSTGLRTEWGVGGVAVFAVTAALVLASVSGKLLGVALAGRLQGWAPGEARTVGWLLQTKGLIEIIFASILLDRQIISADTFTALLLMAVASTMLTVPMVAPRLARLAAVVSKSG; this is translated from the coding sequence ATGAGCGGCCCGCCCCTGACCACCGTCGAGTTGTTCCTGATCGCGATGGCGGTCATCTTCTTCGTGCCCTACGCCATCTGGCGACTGGGCCGCACCGACTACTGGGCGCCGCTGGTGGTGGTGCAGATCGTCACCGGCATCCTGCTCGGACCCGGCCTCTTCGGCGCGGCGTTCCCCGAGCTGTTCGCGGCCGTCTTCAGGCCCGCCGTCGTGCAAAGCCTCAATGGCCTGGCCTGGTGGGCCGTCAGCCTGTTCGTGTTCATCGCCGGGCTGGAGCTCGACCTGAAGTCGGCCTGGAAGCACCGCACCGAAAGTGCCATCACCGCCGGCTGCGCGCTGGTGATGCCGCTGCTCTTCGGCTCGCTGCTGGCGATGGGCCTGCTGGCCTTCACGGGCACGGGCTGGATGGGCCCGAAGGCCGAGCCCTGGCAGTTTGTCGCCGGCATCGGCATGGGCTGCGCGGTGACGGCGCTGCCCATTCTGATCCTGCTGATGGAGAAGATGGAGATCCTGCGCCAGCCGCTGGGCCAGCGCATCCTGCGCTATGCCAGCCTGGACGACATCCTGATCTGGGCCGTGCTGGCGGTGATCCTGCTGGACTGGACGCGCCTGGGCCGCCAGGCGATCTTCATCGTGCTGTTTGCGCTCGCCGCCTGGGGCTTCCGAAAACTGCTGGTGCGGATGCCCGAACGCGACCGCTGGTTCCTCATGCTGCCCTGGCTGGCGCTGGTGTCGCTGGGCGCCGACTGGTGCGGGCTGCACTACATGGTCGGCGCGTTCCTGGCCGGCGCGGTGCTGGAGCGCGAATGGTTCCCGCTGCCGCAACTGGACGCGCTGCGCGCCAACGTGCTGCTGGTGATGATGCCGGTGTTCTTTCTGTCCACCGGCCTGCGCACCGAGTGGGGGGTGGGCGGCGTGGCGGTGTTCGCCGTCACGGCGGCGCTGGTGCTGGCCTCGGTGTCCGGCAAGCTGCTGGGCGTGGCACTGGCCGGGCGGCTGCAGGGCTGGGCGCCGGGCGAGGCGCGCACGGTGGGCTGGCTGCTGCAGACCAAGGGGCTGATCGAAATCATCTTCGCCAGCATCCTGCTCGACCGCCAGATCATCAGCGCCGACACCTTCACGGCGCTGTTGCTGATGGCCGTGGCGAGCACGATGCTGACGGTGCCGATGGTGGCGCCGCGGCTGGCGCGGCTGGCCGCGGTGGTGTCGAAGTCCGGCTGA
- a CDS encoding D-(-)-3-hydroxybutyrate oligomer hydrolase produces MIHSLTGARTGLALAALAALAACGSDTEVTIGSGDYAVNTRPAFLVGAVRSASYDGTADDLLTAGLGRAGLASAVAPTLSAAPTAAELRKLAIHTNYRAIVDTTAGGGFGTLYGPNIMADGTVGTGDGKIAGTEHIGIGPGGVTMMVQVPSSFSASAPCIVTAASSGSRGVYGAIGSAGEWGLKRGCAVAYTDKGTGNGVHDLQNDTVNRYDGTRATAAAAGSDSNFTAALSAAELTAFNAATPNRFAVKHAHSGINPEADWGTFTLQAVEFAFYVLNQQFGAPLPDGSRTKLIVPGNTIVIASSVSNGAGAALAAAENDGLGLIDGVAVSEPNIQMAPAAGLSIERGTLPAYTGGSKPLYDYFSYANLLQPCAALATAATGSPFGYTGGTAFVAGNRCASLAANGLVTGATTLEQANDALARLRAYGWEPESDLLHASHYLFASPAIAVTYANAHGRFPVQDNLCGFSFGAVDGAGLPTAAAPAAIAGVFGTGNGVPPSGALQLIWNNAVGGARNHGAAASPSTGALDFAFDGALCLRNLWAGAGAQADAVRAGVVEVRRSANLRGTPTIIVHGRNDTLVPPNFSSRPYLLRNAQVEGAASRVRYVEVTNAQHFDSFLPFPGYDTRFIPLHVYFNRAMDAMWAHLKNGAALPPSQVVRTTPRGGTPGAATAIAASNVPAIAANPPAGDRITIDGSTLRIPE; encoded by the coding sequence ATGATCCACTCTCTCACCGGGGCCCGCACGGGCTTGGCCCTGGCCGCGTTGGCCGCGCTGGCCGCCTGCGGCAGTGACACCGAGGTCACCATCGGCAGCGGCGACTACGCCGTCAACACCCGGCCCGCGTTCCTGGTGGGCGCCGTGCGCAGCGCCAGCTACGACGGCACGGCCGACGACCTGCTCACCGCCGGCCTCGGTCGCGCCGGCCTGGCCAGCGCCGTGGCGCCCACGCTGAGCGCCGCGCCCACCGCGGCCGAGCTGCGCAAGCTGGCTATCCACACCAACTACCGCGCCATCGTCGACACCACCGCCGGCGGCGGCTTCGGCACGCTCTACGGCCCCAACATCATGGCCGATGGCACCGTGGGCACCGGCGACGGCAAGATCGCCGGCACCGAGCACATCGGCATCGGCCCCGGCGGCGTGACGATGATGGTGCAGGTGCCGTCCAGCTTCAGTGCCAGCGCACCCTGCATCGTGACGGCGGCGTCCTCGGGCTCGCGCGGCGTCTACGGCGCCATCGGCTCGGCCGGCGAGTGGGGCCTCAAGCGCGGCTGCGCCGTGGCCTACACCGACAAAGGCACGGGCAACGGCGTGCACGACCTGCAGAACGACACCGTCAACCGCTACGACGGCACGCGTGCCACGGCAGCTGCCGCGGGCAGCGACAGCAACTTCACCGCGGCCCTGAGCGCGGCCGAGCTCACCGCCTTCAACGCCGCGACGCCCAACCGCTTTGCCGTCAAGCATGCGCACTCCGGCATCAACCCCGAGGCCGACTGGGGCACGTTCACGCTGCAGGCGGTGGAATTCGCGTTCTACGTGCTCAACCAGCAGTTCGGCGCGCCGCTGCCCGACGGCTCGCGCACCAAGCTCATCGTGCCGGGCAACACCATCGTCATCGCCTCCAGCGTGAGCAACGGCGCCGGCGCCGCGCTGGCCGCCGCCGAAAACGACGGTCTCGGCCTGATCGACGGCGTGGCGGTGAGCGAGCCCAACATCCAGATGGCACCCGCGGCCGGCCTGAGCATCGAACGCGGCACGCTGCCGGCCTACACCGGTGGCAGCAAGCCGCTGTACGACTACTTCAGCTACGCCAACCTGCTGCAGCCCTGCGCCGCGCTGGCCACGGCAGCCACCGGCTCGCCCTTTGGCTACACCGGCGGCACGGCGTTTGTTGCCGGCAACCGCTGCGCCTCGCTGGCGGCCAATGGGCTGGTGACGGGCGCCACCACGCTGGAGCAGGCCAACGACGCGCTGGCCCGGCTGCGTGCCTACGGCTGGGAGCCCGAGTCCGACCTGCTGCACGCGAGCCACTACCTCTTCGCCAGCCCGGCGATTGCGGTGACCTACGCCAACGCGCACGGCCGCTTCCCCGTGCAGGACAACCTCTGCGGCTTCAGCTTCGGCGCGGTCGACGGCGCCGGCCTGCCCACGGCGGCTGCCCCTGCGGCCATCGCCGGCGTCTTTGGCACCGGCAACGGCGTGCCGCCCAGTGGCGCGCTGCAGCTGATCTGGAACAACGCCGTCGGCGGTGCACGCAACCACGGCGCCGCAGCCAGCCCCAGCACCGGTGCTCTGGACTTCGCCTTCGACGGCGCGCTGTGCCTGCGTAACCTGTGGGCTGGCGCCGGCGCGCAGGCTGACGCCGTGCGCGCCGGCGTGGTCGAAGTGCGGCGCAGCGCCAATCTGCGCGGCACGCCGACGATCATCGTGCACGGCCGCAACGACACACTCGTGCCGCCCAACTTCAGCTCGCGGCCCTACCTGCTGCGCAACGCGCAAGTGGAAGGCGCGGCCAGCCGCGTGCGTTACGTCGAGGTCACGAACGCGCAGCACTTCGACTCGTTCCTGCCGTTCCCGGGCTACGACACGCGCTTCATTCCCTTGCACGTGTACTTCAACCGCGCCATGGACGCGATGTGGGCGCACCTGAAGAACGGCGCCGCGCTGCCGCCCAGCCAGGTGGTGCGAACCACGCCGCGAGGCGGCACCCCGGGCGCGGCCACTGCCATCGCGGCGTCCAACGTGCCGGCCATCGCGGCCAACCCGCCGGCCGGCGACCGCATCACCATCGACGGCAGCACCCTGCGCATCCCGGAGTGA
- a CDS encoding (2Fe-2S)-binding protein, translated as MTTLTLNGRDTTLAADPSTPLLWVLRDELGLTGTKFGCGLAQCGACTVHIDGAPVRSCVTPLAAVAGAPVVTIEGIGSDRVGAAVQAAWLKHDVAQCGYCQSGQVMAATALLSRAKKPTNAQIDEALAGNLCRCGTYQRIRAAIHDAAASLA; from the coding sequence ATGACGACGCTCACGCTCAACGGCCGCGACACGACGCTGGCTGCCGACCCGTCGACCCCGCTGCTGTGGGTGCTGCGCGACGAGCTCGGCCTGACCGGCACCAAGTTCGGCTGCGGCCTGGCGCAGTGCGGCGCCTGCACGGTGCACATCGACGGCGCCCCGGTGCGCTCGTGCGTTACGCCGCTGGCGGCGGTGGCGGGCGCCCCGGTGGTCACGATCGAGGGCATCGGCAGCGACCGTGTCGGCGCCGCGGTGCAGGCGGCCTGGCTGAAGCACGACGTGGCGCAGTGTGGCTACTGCCAGAGCGGGCAGGTAATGGCCGCCACGGCGCTCCTCAGCCGCGCGAAGAAGCCCACCAACGCGCAGATCGACGAAGCCCTGGCCGGCAACCTGTGCCGCTGCGGCACCTACCAGCGCATCCGCGCCGCCATCCACGACGCCGCGGCGTCGCTGGCCTGA